The proteins below are encoded in one region of Metabacillus dongyingensis:
- a CDS encoding MBL fold metallo-hydrolase: MKTKSDMIIKLTLPTPFPVGDVNVYLVKGDRLTLIDAGPKTPEALTALNTQMEQAGYRIEDIEQVILTHHHPDHVGLLDYLPQSVDVTGHPYNAPWIMQDESFMASQKEFFMKLFTEFGIDERLLPYLAQFDSSMKYACKRNLTSSLREGDSVPGMDGWHVIETPGHAQTHIALYRAEDGLMFGGDHLLQHISANPLLEPPMDGGERPRPQIQFNESFRSLLKIPISNVFSGHGETVLQPHELIRYRLKKQEERAFEVRGYIKEKPMTAFEACQRLFPHLYKRQMMLTMSETVGQLDYLEALGVIKGHMEGAKKIYSC; this comes from the coding sequence ATGAAAACAAAATCAGATATGATCATCAAATTAACCTTGCCGACTCCTTTTCCAGTAGGAGATGTGAATGTATACCTTGTAAAAGGAGATAGGCTGACACTGATTGATGCCGGACCTAAAACACCAGAAGCCCTCACTGCCCTGAATACTCAAATGGAGCAGGCGGGATACAGGATTGAAGACATTGAACAGGTCATCCTGACGCATCATCATCCAGATCATGTCGGGCTGCTTGATTACCTGCCCCAATCGGTGGATGTGACCGGGCATCCATATAATGCGCCTTGGATCATGCAGGATGAGTCATTTATGGCTTCTCAAAAAGAATTCTTTATGAAACTGTTCACGGAATTTGGCATTGATGAGCGGCTGCTTCCTTATTTGGCTCAGTTTGATTCGTCGATGAAATATGCATGCAAACGGAACTTAACATCATCTCTCAGGGAAGGAGACTCTGTTCCTGGCATGGACGGCTGGCATGTGATTGAAACCCCGGGACATGCCCAAACGCATATCGCCCTTTACCGTGCGGAGGATGGCCTGATGTTTGGCGGCGATCATCTTCTTCAGCATATTTCGGCAAATCCGCTGCTTGAGCCTCCAATGGATGGGGGAGAGCGGCCAAGACCTCAGATCCAATTTAATGAATCATTTAGATCCCTGCTGAAAATTCCAATTTCAAACGTATTTTCAGGACATGGGGAAACGGTGCTGCAGCCGCATGAACTCATTCGCTATCGCTTGAAAAAACAGGAGGAACGTGCATTTGAAGTGCGCGGCTATATAAAAGAAAAACCGATGACAGCATTTGAAGCTTGTCAGAGGCTCTTTCCGCATCTTTATAAAAGACAAATGATGCTCACTATGTCGGAAACGGTTGGACAGCTGGATTATTTAGAGGCATTGGGAGTAATTAAAGGGCATATGGAGGGAGCAAAGAAAATTTATTCTTGCTGA
- the proC gene encoding pyrroline-5-carboxylate reductase encodes MKHIAFVGAGSMAEAIINGLISGGVCLPEHIKVTNRSSIERLSCLNQAYGVSVTKNKQETVEGASIIILAMKPKDVKAGIESIRDYVDSSQVIISVLAGISSETIRELFGKELSIIRAMPNTSAAIQRSATALACNSAVTADQLKQATGLFEAIGTVTRVLEHQLDAVTGLSGSGPAYVYYIAEALEKAAAETGLEKETAKALIAQTLLGAAEMLLSSPKEPALLRKEVTSPGGTTEAGIEKLEEYQVSEAIAACINRATERSQELREIFAKNALKEHI; translated from the coding sequence ATGAAACACATCGCATTTGTAGGTGCAGGCTCAATGGCAGAAGCCATCATTAATGGATTAATCAGCGGCGGTGTCTGCCTCCCTGAACATATAAAAGTCACAAATCGCTCAAGCATTGAACGGCTGTCCTGTCTCAATCAGGCTTACGGGGTTTCGGTTACAAAAAACAAACAAGAAACAGTTGAAGGTGCTTCTATAATTATCCTTGCAATGAAACCAAAAGATGTAAAAGCAGGAATTGAAAGCATCAGGGATTATGTGGACAGCAGTCAGGTCATTATTTCCGTCCTCGCCGGCATCTCGAGTGAAACCATCCGGGAACTTTTCGGAAAAGAGCTGTCCATAATCCGGGCGATGCCAAATACATCGGCTGCGATTCAGAGATCGGCAACAGCACTTGCATGCAATTCAGCGGTAACAGCGGATCAGCTGAAGCAGGCAACCGGTCTTTTTGAAGCAATCGGGACCGTTACCCGTGTTTTAGAACATCAGCTTGATGCTGTAACAGGTCTTTCCGGAAGCGGTCCTGCTTACGTTTATTACATCGCAGAAGCGCTTGAAAAAGCAGCCGCAGAAACCGGCCTTGAAAAAGAGACAGCGAAAGCATTGATTGCGCAGACCCTGCTCGGGGCAGCAGAAATGCTCCTTAGTTCACCAAAAGAGCCTGCGCTCCTCCGAAAAGAAGTAACAAGTCCTGGGGGCACGACTGAAGCCGGCATAGAAAAACTGGAGGAATATCAAGTCAGCGAAGCCATTGCTGCCTGTATTAACAGAGCGACTGAGCGATCGCAAGAGCTCAGAGAGATCTTTGCAAAAAATGCATTAAAAGAGCATATTTAA
- a CDS encoding M20/M25/M40 family metallo-hydrolase — MNSKWQSKQQLTELLTGLVNLASITGSKDEIALAQHLYYLLNDFPYFKENPDFLQLHPLADGRYFLTALVKSKKQTDETVLLLSHFDVVDVKDYGHLQHLAFHPHELTKELLNSADLLPPHVKEDIETGDWLFGRGTMDMKAGLTVQLGMLEQAMAGEFDGNLLLVTVPDEEVNSAGMLGAVPVLKDLKNQFNLSYRACVNSEPMFSRYPNDENYYVYSGSIGKVLAGFYCSGVETHVGEPFSGLNANLMVSELNRLLELNERYSENADDEVTPPPMNLMQKDLKEEYSVQIPHEAVTLFNILTMKRSMLELHDMLLKTAEEAANNIERFYDEKARRYSQSVTYTPASYQVTVMSYDDLLEYAVKKVGEAEVNRHIHYLKANRGDLDDRHFTNKIVSGLSGLCKELAPLIVVFYSPPFYPSVSSKEDDFIQGILSEVQSYAKDQFQISLKNQQYFAGLSDLSFLQIRESEESIRELTANMPIYGDHYQLPLEEIKALNIPVLNVGPFGKDPHKWTERLHLPYSFETCPKLLSFTLKRIFEKK, encoded by the coding sequence ATGAATTCAAAATGGCAATCAAAACAGCAGCTGACGGAACTTTTAACAGGCCTAGTGAACCTTGCAAGCATTACAGGATCAAAAGATGAGATTGCACTTGCACAGCATCTTTATTATTTACTGAATGATTTTCCTTATTTTAAAGAAAATCCTGATTTTCTTCAGCTGCATCCGCTGGCTGATGGACGGTATTTTCTGACTGCGCTTGTAAAAAGCAAGAAGCAGACAGACGAAACCGTTCTTTTATTGAGTCATTTTGATGTTGTTGATGTGAAAGATTATGGTCACCTGCAGCATTTAGCGTTCCATCCCCACGAATTAACGAAGGAGCTGCTGAATTCAGCTGATCTGCTGCCTCCTCATGTAAAAGAAGATATTGAAACAGGCGACTGGCTGTTTGGCCGGGGCACAATGGATATGAAAGCGGGTCTGACCGTACAGCTTGGAATGCTTGAGCAAGCAATGGCTGGTGAGTTTGATGGGAATCTCCTTTTGGTGACCGTTCCTGATGAAGAAGTGAATTCTGCCGGTATGCTTGGCGCGGTACCTGTTTTGAAAGATCTGAAAAACCAGTTTAACCTTTCATACCGGGCATGCGTAAACTCGGAACCAATGTTCTCGAGATATCCAAACGATGAGAATTATTATGTATACTCGGGTTCAATCGGCAAAGTGCTTGCGGGATTTTACTGCAGCGGAGTTGAAACCCATGTTGGGGAGCCTTTTTCAGGATTAAACGCAAACTTGATGGTATCAGAGCTTAACAGGCTGCTTGAACTGAATGAACGCTACAGCGAAAATGCGGATGACGAAGTTACACCTCCGCCGATGAATCTGATGCAAAAGGATTTAAAGGAAGAGTATTCGGTGCAAATTCCGCATGAAGCCGTTACGCTTTTTAATATTTTAACAATGAAACGCAGCATGCTTGAGCTGCATGATATGCTTTTGAAAACAGCAGAGGAAGCGGCAAACAATATTGAGCGCTTCTATGACGAGAAAGCAAGACGCTACAGCCAGTCTGTCACATATACACCTGCGTCCTATCAAGTAACCGTTATGTCCTATGATGACCTGCTTGAGTACGCTGTGAAGAAAGTCGGAGAGGCTGAAGTGAACAGACATATTCATTATTTAAAAGCCAACCGCGGGGATCTGGATGACCGCCATTTCACAAATAAAATTGTCTCTGGCTTATCCGGCTTGTGCAAGGAGCTTGCGCCTTTGATTGTTGTTTTTTACAGTCCGCCGTTTTATCCGTCTGTTTCTTCAAAAGAGGATGATTTTATACAAGGAATTCTTTCAGAGGTTCAAAGCTATGCGAAGGATCAGTTCCAGATTTCACTCAAGAATCAGCAATATTTTGCCGGACTTTCAGATTTAAGCTTCCTGCAGATCAGAGAAAGCGAAGAATCCATCCGTGAGCTGACTGCCAACATGCCGATTTACGGGGACCATTATCAGCTTCCTCTTGAGGAAATCAAAGCCCTGAACATACCCGTTTTAAATGTCGGGCCATTCGGCAAGGATCCTCACAAATGGACGGAGCGTCTGCATCTCCCATATTCTTTTGAAACGTGTCCAAAGCTGCTTTCCTTTACACTGAAGAGGATTTTTGAGAAGAAATAG
- the namA gene encoding NADPH dehydrogenase NamA, which yields MKNHLFTPYTVKNVTLKNRIVMSPMCMYSSHREGGMVEDFHMTHYISRAVGGAGLIMIEATSVTPQGRISPQDLGIWNDEHADGLAKLVDGMKQYGAKTAIQLAHAGRKAVLEGEIISPSALAFNEKMKTPAAMTKKQISETIQAFKDGAIRAKKAGFDIIELHGAHGYLINQFLSPLSNKRTDEYGGSKENRYRFLHEVIEAVKDVWDGPLFVRVSATDYHPEGLDVEDYVEFSTWMKEQGVDLIDVSSGALVPADIKVFPGYQVKFAERIREGAGIDTGAVGLITSGIQADEILGNERADLIFLARALLRDPYWPRTAAMELGAEIEAPKQYSRGW from the coding sequence ATGAAAAACCATTTATTCACACCATATACCGTAAAAAATGTCACACTGAAAAATCGCATAGTGATGTCTCCAATGTGTATGTATTCTTCCCATCGCGAAGGCGGCATGGTTGAAGATTTTCACATGACACACTATATCAGCCGGGCAGTCGGCGGTGCCGGACTGATCATGATAGAAGCAACATCTGTCACTCCTCAAGGAAGAATCTCCCCTCAGGATTTAGGGATTTGGAACGATGAACATGCAGATGGACTTGCAAAGCTTGTAGACGGCATGAAGCAATACGGGGCAAAAACAGCCATCCAGCTTGCACATGCGGGACGAAAGGCTGTTTTAGAAGGTGAAATCATTTCTCCTTCAGCACTTGCTTTTAATGAAAAAATGAAAACACCCGCTGCAATGACGAAGAAACAGATCTCTGAAACCATTCAAGCATTTAAGGACGGAGCGATCCGCGCTAAAAAAGCGGGATTCGATATCATTGAGCTTCACGGTGCGCATGGTTACTTAATCAATCAATTCCTGTCCCCTTTGTCAAATAAACGGACAGATGAATATGGCGGAAGCAAAGAAAACCGCTACCGTTTCCTGCATGAAGTGATAGAAGCAGTAAAAGATGTATGGGATGGCCCATTGTTTGTCAGGGTATCCGCAACAGACTATCATCCTGAAGGATTAGACGTAGAAGATTATGTGGAATTCAGCACCTGGATGAAGGAACAGGGCGTTGATTTAATTGATGTCAGCTCAGGGGCTTTAGTGCCTGCAGATATAAAGGTTTTCCCTGGATATCAAGTAAAATTCGCCGAGCGCATCCGGGAAGGAGCAGGCATTGACACTGGTGCGGTCGGACTCATCACATCAGGAATCCAGGCAGATGAGATTCTCGGAAACGAACGTGCGGATTTGATTTTCCTTGCACGCGCGCTTCTGCGCGATCCGTATTGGCCTCGGACAGCAGCAATGGAGCTTGGGGCGGAAATTGAAGCTCCGAAGCAATATTCACGAGGATGGTAA